From the Acidimicrobiales bacterium genome, one window contains:
- a CDS encoding anaerobic sulfatase maturase — protein MAKPTGAICNLDCSYCFYLDKESLYPGGRFRMGDDVAELYLRQMLEERREPVVTLAWQGGEPTLMGLPFFRRVVELARSLARPGQRIEHTLQTNATLLTAEWAAFLAEHDFLVGVSIDGPPAVHDAYRLDKRGRPTFERVARGLRHLRAAGVRYNLLCTVHRENEDRALEVYRFLRDECGGQFLQFIPIVERVPGGASGVSERSVTPSGWGRFLSAVYDEWLAHDVGEVFVQSFDAALASWLGLPAGVCVFDETCGYAVALEHNGDVYSCDHFVDLEHLLGNIRRTPLRELVASPAQRRFGDDKRDGLPAYCRRCDVRFACNGECPKNRFTTTPEGEAGLNYLCAGYKAFFHHVDATMRIMADLVRAGRPAADVRSVLVSAPRNAPCPCGSGRKAKRCHGR, from the coding sequence ATGGCGAAGCCGACCGGCGCGATCTGCAACCTCGACTGCTCGTACTGCTTCTACCTCGACAAGGAGTCGCTCTACCCCGGTGGACGGTTCCGGATGGGCGACGACGTCGCCGAGCTCTACCTGCGCCAGATGCTCGAGGAGCGGCGCGAGCCGGTCGTCACCCTCGCGTGGCAGGGCGGCGAGCCGACGCTGATGGGCCTGCCGTTCTTCCGCCGGGTCGTCGAGCTCGCACGCTCCCTCGCCCGTCCGGGCCAGCGCATCGAGCACACGCTGCAGACGAACGCGACCCTGCTCACCGCCGAGTGGGCGGCCTTCCTCGCCGAGCACGACTTCCTCGTCGGGGTGAGCATCGACGGCCCTCCGGCGGTCCACGACGCCTACCGCCTCGACAAGCGCGGGCGGCCGACCTTCGAGCGGGTGGCCCGCGGCCTTCGCCACCTGCGCGCCGCCGGCGTGCGCTACAACCTGCTGTGCACCGTGCACCGGGAGAACGAGGACCGGGCCCTCGAGGTCTACCGATTCCTGCGCGACGAGTGCGGCGGGCAGTTCCTGCAGTTCATCCCGATCGTCGAGCGCGTCCCCGGCGGCGCGTCGGGCGTCTCCGAGCGCTCGGTGACGCCGTCGGGCTGGGGGCGCTTCCTCTCGGCGGTCTACGACGAGTGGCTGGCGCACGACGTCGGCGAGGTCTTCGTGCAGAGCTTCGACGCGGCGCTCGCGTCCTGGCTCGGGCTCCCCGCCGGCGTCTGCGTCTTCGACGAGACCTGCGGCTACGCGGTGGCGCTCGAGCACAACGGCGACGTGTACTCCTGCGACCACTTCGTCGATCTCGAGCACCTGCTCGGGAACATCAGACGCACGCCGCTGCGCGAGCTCGTAGCGTCTCCAGCGCAGCGACGCTTCGGCGACGACAAGCGCGACGGCCTGCCCGCCTACTGCCGGCGATGCGACGTGCGGTTCGCGTGCAACGGCGAGTGCCCGAAGAACCGGTTCACGACGACGCCGGAGGGGGAGGCGGGCCTCAACTACCTGTGCGCCGGCTACAAGGCCTTCTTCCACCACGTCGACGCGACGATGCGGATCATGGCGGACCTCGTGCGCGCCGGGCGGCCCGCTGCCGACGTC
- a CDS encoding DUF4389 domain-containing protein, translating to MAESYPVRLDGRLDEPLHRVLWLVKWALLIPHFLCLAGLWLATTVLTIVAGLSILVTGRYPRRIFDFNVGVIRWTWRVSFYGIGAFGTDRYPPFSLRSDPGYPADFHVERPERLSRSLVLVKWWLLAIPQYVVVAVLVGGLGFSSDGAWRIAGGGGVIALLALAGALVLALTGSYPVQLFDVTMGLNRWCYRVLAYVALLRDEYPPFRFDGGGTDPGTPLEPKQLPLAA from the coding sequence ATGGCCGAGTCGTACCCAGTTCGCCTCGACGGACGGCTCGACGAGCCGCTCCACCGCGTCCTGTGGCTCGTCAAGTGGGCGCTCCTGATCCCCCACTTCCTCTGCCTCGCGGGGCTCTGGCTCGCGACGACGGTTCTCACCATCGTCGCAGGGCTGTCCATCCTCGTCACGGGCCGCTACCCCCGTCGGATCTTCGACTTCAACGTCGGTGTGATCCGCTGGACGTGGCGTGTCTCGTTCTACGGAATCGGCGCGTTCGGCACCGACCGCTACCCACCCTTCAGCCTCCGCTCGGACCCCGGCTATCCGGCGGACTTCCACGTCGAGCGCCCCGAGCGGCTCTCGCGGAGCCTCGTGCTCGTGAAGTGGTGGCTGCTCGCGATCCCGCAGTACGTCGTCGTGGCGGTCCTCGTCGGCGGGCTCGGCTTCAGCAGCGACGGCGCCTGGCGGATCGCTGGTGGCGGCGGCGTGATCGCGCTCCTGGCGCTCGCGGGCGCGCTCGTCCTCGCCTTGACCGGTAGCTACCCCGTGCAGCTCTTCGACGTGACGATGGGCCTCAACCGCTGGTGCTACCGGGTACTCGCCTACGTCGCGCTCCTCAGAGACGAGTACCCGCCCTTCCGCTTCGACGGCGGCGGGACGGACCCAGGCACCCCGCTCGAGCCGAAGCAGCTGCCGCTCGCAGCGTGA
- a CDS encoding MFS transporter, with protein sequence MIEPPPHDAHGAPARTTIPSTRAAGSGAPDEPEPPLAAQGPGEAHTPGREVLGRSARWRLFALVSVALFMASMDGTIVATALPTLRHSLHASVDVAGWTLTVYMLGQTMTMPVAGRVSDLLGRKRVFLSSVALFTAASLACGLAVDIYLLIGLRFVQSLGGGAIMPSATGIIADRFGEGRDRAIALFSSILPLGVLIGPIVGGLVVSYASWREIFFINVPIGIGLVALSARRLPRIEPLRRARPDLPGALLLGALLLAAMVAVTTLGSGSTSPWSAPFLLPLALAGGLAVAFVRRSGHVSVPILPLRLLAAQEFRFLNVINLAWGLCALGVSTMIPLYAEDRYGFDPLRAGTLLTTRAVGMLATSVLAAVALRRTGYRVPIALSMAVQAAGLLLVASRPMLGSTYGWLALGTAVMGLGVGVGNPALTNAGLSLAPKDAAAITGLRGMFRQSGGILAISIITALVARQGGNGIAFARMFLVFAAVSLLVVPLVLKVPNGKGMW encoded by the coding sequence GTGATCGAACCGCCGCCGCACGACGCGCACGGCGCGCCGGCTCGCACGACGATCCCCTCGACCCGAGCCGCCGGCTCGGGCGCGCCGGACGAGCCCGAGCCGCCCCTCGCGGCTCAGGGGCCCGGCGAGGCCCACACCCCGGGCCGCGAGGTCCTCGGGCGAAGCGCCCGCTGGCGGCTGTTCGCGCTCGTCTCCGTGGCGCTCTTCATGGCCTCGATGGACGGCACGATCGTGGCCACCGCGCTCCCAACCCTCCGCCACTCCCTGCATGCCTCGGTCGACGTCGCCGGGTGGACGCTCACCGTCTACATGCTCGGCCAGACGATGACGATGCCGGTCGCCGGGCGCGTGAGCGACCTGCTCGGCCGAAAGCGCGTCTTCCTGTCGAGCGTCGCCCTGTTCACGGCCGCATCGCTCGCGTGCGGCCTCGCGGTCGACATCTACCTGCTCATCGGGCTCCGGTTCGTGCAGTCGCTCGGCGGCGGCGCGATCATGCCCTCGGCGACCGGGATCATCGCGGACCGCTTCGGAGAGGGCCGCGACCGCGCGATCGCCCTGTTCTCGAGCATCCTGCCGCTCGGCGTTCTCATCGGGCCGATCGTCGGCGGCCTGGTCGTCTCCTACGCGTCCTGGCGCGAGATCTTCTTCATCAACGTGCCGATCGGCATCGGCCTCGTCGCGCTCTCCGCGCGCCGGCTGCCACGGATCGAGCCCCTCCGGCGCGCGCGGCCCGACCTGCCCGGAGCGCTCCTCCTCGGCGCGCTCCTCCTCGCGGCGATGGTCGCGGTCACGACGCTCGGGAGCGGATCGACGAGCCCGTGGTCGGCACCGTTCCTCCTCCCCCTCGCGCTCGCCGGGGGGCTCGCCGTCGCGTTCGTGCGGCGGTCCGGCCACGTCTCGGTCCCGATCCTCCCGCTACGGCTCCTCGCCGCCCAGGAGTTCCGCTTCCTGAACGTGATCAACCTGGCGTGGGGCCTCTGCGCGCTCGGCGTGTCCACGATGATCCCCCTCTACGCGGAGGACCGCTACGGCTTCGACCCGCTGCGCGCCGGAACGCTGCTCACCACCCGGGCGGTCGGGATGCTCGCGACCTCCGTCCTCGCCGCCGTCGCGCTGCGGCGCACCGGCTACCGCGTGCCGATCGCCCTCAGCATGGCGGTCCAGGCTGCGGGCCTGCTGCTCGTCGCTTCCCGCCCGATGCTCGGCTCCACCTACGGGTGGCTCGCGCTCGGCACGGCGGTCATGGGTCTCGGCGTCGGCGTGGGGAACCCGGCGCTCACCAACGCCGGTCTCTCCCTCGCCCCCAAGGACGCGGCGGCCATCACCGGCCTTCGCGGCATGTTCCGGCAGTCCGGCGGCATCCTCGCCATCTCGATCATCACGGCGCTCGTCGCGCGCCAGGGTGGGAACGGGATCGCCTTCGCCCGCATGTTCCTGGTCTTCGCGGCCGTCTCGCTCCTCGTGGTCCCGCTCGTCCTCAAGGTCCCGAACGGCAAGGGCATGTGGTGA
- a CDS encoding fumarylacetoacetate hydrolase family protein: MRIMTIDHAGRAEPVLVGQGGSLLPLRPIGFQSVRALVEAGPAAWADVQARAEGVPALCNLQDSTWRALAPLPDPPRNIFCAGVNYRSHFDEGDRPEQTRLPESPVIFTKPFTVLVGDDATVVIDPAVTTQVDWEAEVAVVIGIGGRNIPESEALSHVFGYSLANDVSARDLQRAGGTMSQWFKGKSLDGFGPMGPDIRTPDELAGRDPETISVELRVSGVLKQRFCVRDMVHPIPKLISYLSRGMRLLPGDIIFSGTASGVGLWRKPPEYLRHGDVTVITSPQLGELRTRFVVAGEPGV, encoded by the coding sequence ATGCGCATCATGACGATCGACCACGCAGGACGGGCCGAGCCGGTCCTCGTCGGCCAGGGAGGGTCCCTCCTCCCGCTTCGCCCGATCGGCTTCCAGTCCGTGCGCGCCCTCGTCGAGGCGGGCCCCGCTGCCTGGGCGGACGTCCAGGCCCGGGCCGAGGGCGTGCCGGCGCTGTGCAACCTGCAGGACTCGACCTGGCGCGCCCTCGCGCCGTTGCCCGACCCGCCGCGCAACATCTTCTGTGCCGGGGTGAACTACCGCTCCCACTTCGACGAAGGAGACCGACCCGAGCAGACGCGCCTGCCGGAGAGCCCGGTGATCTTCACGAAGCCCTTCACGGTGCTCGTCGGCGACGACGCAACCGTCGTCATCGATCCCGCCGTCACGACCCAGGTCGACTGGGAGGCCGAGGTCGCCGTGGTCATCGGCATCGGCGGCCGCAACATCCCCGAGAGCGAGGCCTTGTCGCACGTCTTCGGCTACTCGCTCGCCAACGACGTCAGCGCCCGGGACCTGCAGCGTGCCGGCGGGACGATGTCCCAGTGGTTCAAGGGGAAGTCGCTCGACGGCTTCGGTCCGATGGGGCCGGACATCCGCACGCCCGACGAGCTTGCCGGCAGGGACCCCGAGACGATCAGCGTCGAGCTCCGGGTGTCCGGCGTCCTCAAGCAACGCTTCTGCGTTCGCGACATGGTGCACCCGATCCCCAAGCTCATCTCCTACCTGAGCCGGGGCATGCGCCTGCTGCCCGGCGACATCATCTTCTCGGGCACCGCTTCGGGCGTGGGGCTGTGGCGCAAGCCGCCCGAGTACCTGCGCCACGGGGACGTCACCGTCATCACGTCGCCGCAGCTCGGGGAGCTCCGGACGCGCTTCGTCGTCGCCGGCGAGCCCGGCGTGTGA
- a CDS encoding sulfatase-like hydrolase/transferase — MTSDLRPNLIVVIADDHRADASRCYGDPQVRTPEIDRLAARGARFTTARCQAGMSAAICAPSRACLLTGRELFAATRSVDPLDGVGTCDIADDAPTLPELLSAAGYWTYAVGKWHNGRASHARSFDGGDALFFGRITDQWALPMWRFDPTGRYEERDAEVRRGFSTEIFTDAATKFLRDYEGDDPYFLYVAFTAPHDPRTPPKEYADLYDPDSLELTPDVMPRHPFDNGELEIRDELLAPWPRTPEIIRRHLADYYGMISHMDACIGEIVAAADQRGDPRPTYVVYTSDHGLALGRHGLLGKQNCYEHSLRIPLVMVGPAVEAGSVRHELVNHQDTFATLAALAGIEPPPGARRSSLLGPGPHGHECSYAAYKDVQRMVCDERYKLIDYHRSEARGVGEERRQLFDLEQDPFELHNLAGSDELADVEARLERQLRELQVRLGDPLAARSVTS, encoded by the coding sequence ATGACCTCCGACCTGCGCCCGAACCTCATCGTGGTGATCGCCGACGACCACCGCGCCGACGCGTCCCGCTGCTACGGCGACCCGCAGGTGCGCACCCCCGAGATCGACCGCCTCGCTGCCAGAGGCGCGCGCTTCACCACGGCGCGCTGCCAGGCGGGGATGAGCGCCGCCATCTGCGCGCCGAGCAGGGCCTGCCTGCTCACGGGCCGGGAGCTCTTCGCCGCGACCCGCTCCGTCGATCCTCTCGACGGCGTCGGCACCTGCGACATCGCCGACGACGCGCCGACGCTGCCGGAGCTCCTCTCCGCTGCCGGCTACTGGACCTACGCCGTCGGGAAGTGGCACAACGGCAGGGCGTCCCACGCGCGCAGCTTCGACGGCGGCGACGCCCTCTTCTTCGGCCGCATCACCGACCAGTGGGCGCTGCCGATGTGGCGGTTCGACCCGACCGGCCGCTACGAGGAGCGGGACGCCGAGGTGCGCAGGGGGTTCTCCACCGAGATCTTCACGGACGCGGCGACGAAATTCCTGCGCGACTACGAGGGCGACGACCCGTACTTCCTCTACGTCGCGTTCACCGCGCCGCACGACCCGCGGACCCCGCCGAAGGAGTACGCGGACCTGTACGACCCGGACTCGCTCGAGCTCACGCCGGACGTCATGCCGAGGCACCCGTTCGACAACGGCGAGCTCGAGATCCGAGACGAGCTGCTGGCGCCCTGGCCACGCACGCCCGAGATCATCCGGCGGCACCTCGCCGACTACTACGGCATGATCTCGCACATGGACGCGTGCATCGGCGAGATCGTCGCCGCGGCCGACCAGCGCGGGGACCCGCGGCCGACCTACGTCGTGTACACCTCCGACCACGGCCTCGCCCTCGGTCGCCACGGCCTGCTCGGCAAGCAGAACTGCTACGAGCACTCCCTGCGCATCCCGCTCGTCATGGTCGGCCCCGCCGTCGAGGCGGGCTCGGTCCGCCACGAGCTCGTGAACCACCAGGACACCTTCGCGACCCTGGCGGCGCTCGCCGGGATCGAGCCGCCCCCTGGCGCTCGCCGCTCGAGCCTGCTCGGCCCCGGGCCGCACGGCCACGAGTGCAGCTACGCGGCGTACAAGGATGTGCAGCGCATGGTCTGCGACGAGCGCTACAAGCTCATCGACTACCACCGCAGCGAGGCCCGCGGCGTCGGGGAGGAGCGTCGCCAGCTCTTCGACCTCGAGCAGGACCCCTTCGAGCTGCACAACCTCGCGGGAAGCGACGAGCTGGCCGACGTCGAGGCGCGCCTCGAGCGGCAGCTGCGCGAGCTGCAGGTCCGCCTCGGCGACCCGCTCGCCGCCCGGTCCGTCACCTCGTGA
- a CDS encoding G1 family glutamic endopeptidase, producing MRRSGMRARSLAGTKAVLLALGGLLLGGSLAPALPAVRLLVPPGHRGHAPALTFPLAYGGNYYGWTSSNWSGYAVTPATGPAGPYTSVSASWTVPTLVPSRRATYSAAWVGIDGFDNGELIQTGTEQDYYRGAQHDAVWWTTNEAGFAEQPFTTLSCSACSFTVSPGDRVQASIVETSADTWTVTVADLTTGVSGTATGISHVGAGASAEWIVEDPALSVNGRTSRLAPLADYGTTSFDDALVNGGPPGLVAGAAASDAGLMVQHGRVVSTPSSPDANADGFAIAYGPTPPPPPGT from the coding sequence ATGAGACGCTCCGGAATGCGTGCTCGCAGCCTGGCGGGTACGAAGGCAGTCCTCCTCGCACTGGGCGGCCTCCTCCTCGGCGGCAGCCTCGCGCCCGCGCTGCCCGCGGTCCGGCTCCTCGTGCCGCCGGGCCACCGCGGCCACGCGCCGGCGCTCACCTTCCCCCTCGCCTACGGCGGCAACTACTACGGCTGGACCTCGTCGAACTGGTCGGGCTACGCGGTCACGCCCGCCACGGGGCCCGCGGGTCCCTACACCTCGGTCAGCGCGTCCTGGACCGTGCCGACGCTCGTACCGAGCCGCCGCGCTACGTACTCGGCCGCGTGGGTCGGCATCGACGGCTTCGACAACGGCGAGCTCATCCAGACCGGGACCGAGCAGGACTACTACCGGGGCGCCCAGCACGACGCCGTGTGGTGGACGACGAACGAGGCCGGCTTCGCCGAGCAGCCGTTCACGACGCTCAGCTGCTCGGCCTGCTCGTTCACCGTGAGCCCGGGCGATCGCGTCCAGGCGTCGATCGTCGAGACCTCGGCCGACACCTGGACGGTCACCGTGGCCGACCTCACGACCGGCGTGAGCGGGACCGCCACCGGCATCTCGCACGTGGGCGCGGGGGCCTCCGCGGAGTGGATCGTCGAGGACCCGGCCCTCTCGGTGAACGGCCGTACGTCGCGGCTCGCCCCGCTCGCCGACTACGGCACGACGAGCTTCGACGACGCCCTCGTCAACGGCGGCCCACCGGGCCTCGTCGCCGGCGCCGCGGCGTCGGACGCGGGCCTCATGGTCCAGCACGGCCGCGTCGTGTCGACGCCGTCGTCCCCCGACGCCAACGCCGACGGCTTCGCCATCGCCTACGGGCCGACCCCGCCACCACCGCCGGGCACCTGA
- a CDS encoding alpha/beta hydrolase has protein sequence MRTEIYETANGRPLAIELHGDDAARPARPAILFFHGGGWVGGSPEQFRPQCEHLASLGFLAATAAYRLVSGSTTIHDTLSDARSAIRWARRNARRLGADPARLAVGGGSAGAHLAACCALADDAAGDPTRTDRPDALVLFNPVLDVADLARRVARAPRGRHEALRAALHAAAACSSELSPIERVRPGAPPTLVLHGEADELVPVGLARRFCASMRRAGNDCQLVEYPNAPHGFFNGRGNPLLRDALNQVVAFLSERGFAPAGSRPG, from the coding sequence ATGAGGACCGAGATCTACGAGACGGCGAACGGGAGGCCGCTCGCGATCGAGCTCCACGGCGACGACGCGGCACGCCCGGCGCGACCAGCCATCCTCTTCTTCCACGGCGGCGGCTGGGTCGGCGGCTCGCCGGAGCAGTTCCGGCCCCAGTGCGAGCACCTCGCGAGCCTCGGCTTCCTGGCCGCGACCGCCGCGTACCGCCTCGTCTCGGGCTCGACGACCATCCACGACACCCTGTCGGACGCCCGGTCGGCGATCCGCTGGGCGAGGCGCAACGCCCGGCGTCTCGGCGCCGACCCCGCGCGGCTCGCCGTCGGCGGCGGCTCGGCCGGCGCGCACCTCGCGGCCTGCTGCGCGCTCGCCGACGACGCCGCCGGCGACCCGACGCGCACGGATCGACCCGACGCCCTCGTGCTCTTCAACCCGGTCCTCGACGTCGCCGACCTCGCGCGGCGGGTCGCCCGCGCGCCACGGGGACGCCACGAGGCCCTGCGCGCCGCCCTGCACGCGGCCGCGGCCTGCAGCAGCGAGCTCTCCCCGATCGAGCGCGTGCGGCCGGGGGCACCGCCGACGCTCGTGCTGCACGGCGAGGCGGACGAGCTCGTGCCGGTCGGGCTCGCACGGCGCTTCTGCGCGTCGATGCGGCGTGCCGGCAACGACTGCCAGCTCGTCGAGTACCCGAATGCGCCGCACGGGTTCTTCAACGGTCGCGGGAACCCCCTGCTGCGCGACGCGCTGAACCAGGTGGTCGCCTTCCTCTCCGAGCGGGGCTTCGCGCCCGCGGGGAGCCGACCGGGCTGA
- a CDS encoding dihydroorotase family protein, whose product MARFDLAVTGGTLVVPFVGECRADVGVRDGRVAALLEEIAPADADEHVDARGRFVLPGGVDAHFHLGIYRDLTADAESETTSSLVGGVTSVLSYFRTGSHYLGRSGPYREIFPEVLARVEGHARTDFGFHLAPMSAEHVGEIPFLVEELGVSSFKYYMFYKGLNLAADSRDAASYTMADDYDLGHLLTIMEEARRAGGPGRRVSVSLHCEQPELLRIFIERAQRDPSLSGLAEYSAARPPLAERLAIEEAGVLVDATGVPANLLHLSSEVAIDVVRDLRRRHPSLDVRAETTVHHLVLATEDLEGKGLGGKVNPPIRTRRDNEALWRAVVDGSIDWVASDHACCMEADKGDELWPALPGFGGTALLYPVLLSEGHHRRGLPLARIAEVAAAQPARAFNLFPRKGTIAVGSDADLAVVDLELEQHVTPELLRSAQDHTPFEGARVKGWPTTTILRGQVVFDRNEVTAGWPGRYLRR is encoded by the coding sequence ATGGCACGGTTCGATCTCGCGGTCACGGGCGGGACGCTCGTCGTCCCCTTCGTGGGGGAGTGCCGCGCCGACGTCGGCGTGCGCGACGGGCGCGTCGCCGCCCTCCTCGAGGAGATCGCCCCGGCGGATGCCGACGAGCACGTCGACGCCCGGGGTCGCTTCGTCCTGCCCGGTGGCGTCGACGCGCACTTCCACCTCGGGATCTACCGTGACCTGACGGCCGATGCCGAGTCGGAGACGACCTCGTCGCTCGTCGGTGGCGTCACCTCGGTGCTCTCGTACTTCCGCACCGGAAGCCACTACCTCGGGCGCTCGGGCCCCTACCGGGAGATCTTCCCGGAGGTCCTGGCACGCGTCGAGGGGCACGCCAGGACGGACTTCGGCTTCCACCTCGCGCCGATGAGCGCCGAGCACGTCGGGGAGATCCCGTTCCTCGTGGAGGAGCTGGGCGTCTCGAGCTTCAAGTACTACATGTTCTACAAGGGCCTCAACCTGGCCGCCGACAGCCGGGACGCGGCCAGCTACACGATGGCGGACGACTACGACCTCGGGCACCTGCTCACGATCATGGAGGAGGCGCGCCGTGCAGGCGGGCCCGGCCGGCGCGTGTCGGTCAGCCTCCACTGCGAGCAGCCCGAGCTGCTCAGGATCTTCATCGAGCGCGCGCAGCGGGACCCCTCGCTCTCGGGGCTCGCCGAGTACTCCGCGGCGCGACCGCCGCTCGCCGAGCGCCTCGCCATCGAGGAGGCGGGGGTGCTCGTCGACGCGACCGGAGTCCCGGCGAACCTGCTGCACCTCTCGAGCGAGGTCGCGATCGACGTCGTGCGCGACCTGCGCCGGCGTCACCCGTCGCTCGACGTGCGCGCCGAGACGACCGTGCACCACCTCGTGCTCGCCACCGAGGACCTCGAGGGCAAGGGCCTGGGCGGGAAGGTCAACCCGCCGATACGCACCCGGCGCGACAACGAGGCGCTCTGGCGCGCCGTGGTCGACGGGTCGATCGACTGGGTGGCGAGCGACCACGCCTGCTGCATGGAGGCCGACAAGGGCGACGAGCTGTGGCCGGCGCTGCCCGGGTTCGGCGGGACGGCGCTCCTCTACCCGGTCCTGCTCTCCGAGGGCCACCACCGACGCGGTCTGCCGCTCGCGAGGATCGCCGAGGTCGCCGCGGCACAGCCGGCCAGGGCGTTCAACCTCTTCCCCCGGAAGGGGACGATCGCGGTCGGCTCCGACGCCGATCTCGCGGTCGTCGACCTCGAGCTCGAGCAGCACGTCACGCCGGAGCTCCTCCGTTCCGCCCAGGACCACACGCCCTTCGAGGGGGCGCGCGTCAAGGGGTGGCCGACGACGACCATCCTGCGCGGTCAGGTCGTCTTCGACAGGAATGAGGTCACCGCTGGCTGGCCCGGTCGCTACCTGCGGCGCTGA
- a CDS encoding alpha/beta fold hydrolase — translation MAHVCGEVVIERDRVEVFDFVADVRNEPRFNPRMTSCSLETDEPIGEGSRFRATLRLLGRRVPLMVELTAYRRPHRLASRSFAPGMRADGELRFERDGRRTRLSWSWEVRPSGSLRLLDPLVARLGDRQERRTWGSLKSLLEGRGSDIAVRPAGRAPSPSAASVVSRGIRRGRWPRTPAAEARPGSIAEAAYHRLGGRDQWVAIHGRDAANPPLLFLHGGPGWSETWLFRRFNAPLEDTYTAVYWDQRGAGRSYDRTVDRSSMTVEQLLADLDELVDRVRDRLGAPKVAIFGHSWGSALGVLYAARAPGKVSAYVGCGQIGDWPAAESASYRLALAEAKRRGRRRAEAKLRAIGPPPYGADAVFVERAWSLRLAGGLRPRTLWGIGRAVLGAEELSLAELPRAWRGFRFSMEAMWQEVSRLNLVELVPALDVPVFLLCGRHDPWVPATTSAAYFDAIRAPAKELVWFEHSGHEPFVDEPGRFNATMAGRVRRALVSAAPRRARPR, via the coding sequence ATGGCCCACGTCTGCGGGGAGGTCGTCATCGAGCGCGACCGGGTCGAGGTGTTCGACTTCGTGGCCGATGTCCGCAACGAGCCGCGCTTCAACCCCCGGATGACCTCCTGCTCTCTGGAGACCGACGAGCCCATCGGCGAGGGCAGCCGCTTCCGGGCCACGTTGCGCCTCCTCGGGCGCCGCGTTCCACTGATGGTCGAGCTCACCGCCTACCGCCGGCCCCATCGGCTCGCCTCACGCTCGTTCGCGCCGGGCATGCGAGCCGATGGTGAGCTTCGCTTCGAGCGCGACGGCCGCCGGACCCGACTGAGCTGGTCCTGGGAGGTGCGTCCGAGCGGCTCGCTGCGGCTCCTCGACCCACTCGTCGCTCGCCTCGGCGATCGCCAGGAGCGTCGGACCTGGGGGAGCCTGAAGTCGCTGCTCGAAGGGCGGGGGTCGGACATCGCCGTCCGCCCGGCGGGGCGCGCGCCGTCGCCGAGCGCGGCGAGCGTCGTCTCGCGTGGCATCCGCAGGGGACGGTGGCCTCGGACCCCCGCGGCCGAGGCGCGGCCCGGCAGCATCGCCGAGGCTGCGTACCACCGGCTGGGTGGGCGCGACCAGTGGGTGGCGATCCACGGCAGGGACGCCGCGAACCCACCGCTGCTCTTCCTGCACGGCGGGCCTGGGTGGAGCGAGACGTGGCTCTTCCGCCGCTTCAATGCGCCCCTCGAGGACACCTACACCGCCGTCTACTGGGACCAGCGGGGAGCCGGCAGGTCCTACGACCGAACCGTGGACCGGTCGTCGATGACGGTCGAGCAGCTCCTCGCCGATCTCGACGAGCTGGTCGACAGGGTGCGCGACCGCCTCGGCGCACCGAAGGTCGCCATCTTCGGCCACTCGTGGGGCTCAGCCCTCGGCGTGCTCTACGCGGCGCGCGCTCCGGGCAAGGTCTCCGCCTACGTGGGCTGCGGGCAGATCGGCGACTGGCCGGCAGCAGAGTCCGCCTCCTACCGGCTGGCACTGGCCGAAGCCAAGCGCCGCGGCCGCCGGCGGGCGGAGGCCAAGCTCCGGGCGATCGGGCCGCCGCCCTACGGCGCCGACGCCGTGTTCGTCGAGCGCGCCTGGTCGCTGCGCCTCGCAGGCGGCTTGCGGCCGCGCACGCTGTGGGGGATCGGACGCGCCGTCCTCGGGGCCGAGGAGCTGTCGCTCGCCGAGCTGCCGCGCGCCTGGCGAGGCTTCCGCTTCTCGATGGAGGCGATGTGGCAGGAGGTCTCGCGCCTCAACCTCGTCGAGCTGGTCCCCGCCCTGGACGTGCCGGTCTTCCTCCTCTGCGGCCGCCACGATCCCTGGGTCCCGGCGACCACGAGCGCGGCCTACTTCGACGCGATCCGAGCGCCGGCGAAGGAGCTGGTGTGGTTCGAGCACTCGGGCCATGAGCCCTTCGTCGACGAGCCAGGCAGGTTCAACGCCACGATGGCCGGTCGTGTTCGCCGCGCGCTCGTCTCGGCTGCCCCGCGCCGAGCTCGGCCGCGCTGA